The nucleotide window CCGACGACTCCCAGGTAGAAGAAGTCACGGTCCCCCCGGGGACGGCTGCCATCGCGGGACACGTCCGCGAGGTATGCCTTGATGGCGTACTGCTCCTCCTCGTCGAGCGGCGCCTTCGCGTAGAGCGGCCCCATCATCGGCCCCTCCAGCTTCGCCAGCGCGGGACGCATGCCCTTCTCGCCCATCCGCGCGAACGCGAAGGTGAGGTTGGGACCCAGCGTGCCGCCGCCGGCCACGCCCAGCCCGCGCACGTCGTGGCAGCCGATGCAGGCCGCGCCGCCGTTCTTCAGCGACTCCGCGCCCTCGAAGAGCCGGCGGCCCCGGGCCACCTCCTCCGGCGTGGCGTCCGTGCCCATCTTCTCCGCGGGCGAGGGCTTGCAGCCGCCCTTCCCCTTCTGGGTGCAGTCGCGGATGAAGGCGTAGAGGCTGTCGCGCTCCGCGTCGGAGAGCGCCTGGTCCGGCATGCGCACGCCGTTGAACTTCGCGAGCAGCTCGGTGGCCACCGGGTCGCCTGAGTCGATGAGCGCGCCGGGGCTCTTGATGAAGCGCGTGACCCAGGCCTCGTCGCGGCGCTCCAGCACGCCGTGGAGGTCGGGGCCAATCCGGTCACCCTCGCCCATCGAGTGGCACGTGGCGCACCGCTGGGTGAAGAGCTGAGCGCCCTGGCGCGCGGTGCCCTGCGCCAGCGCGGCCGGCGCCGCCAACAGGGCCAGGAGCGGAATGATGGGGACGAGCGTTCGCTCCTGACGCGGCCGTCCTCCCAGCTCACGTGTCCGCATTGCTGCGTGCCCCTCCTCGCGGGGAGGCCGGGCTCATTGCCCGGCACGCGGCGACGTCAGTGCAACGCGAAGGCCAGGATGATCCACGCCTCACATCGGCGCGTA belongs to Myxococcus fulvus and includes:
- a CDS encoding c-type cytochrome, whose amino-acid sequence is MRTRELGGRPRQERTLVPIIPLLALLAAPAALAQGTARQGAQLFTQRCATCHSMGEGDRIGPDLHGVLERRDEAWVTRFIKSPGALIDSGDPVATELLAKFNGVRMPDQALSDAERDSLYAFIRDCTQKGKGGCKPSPAEKMGTDATPEEVARGRRLFEGAESLKNGGAACIGCHDVRGLGVAGGGTLGPNLTFAFARMGEKGMRPALAKLEGPMMGPLYAKAPLDEEEQYAIKAYLADVSRDGSRPRGDRDFFYLGVVGMAAVLGFIGVMFSAPSTRGLS